The Rhea pennata isolate bPtePen1 chromosome 23, bPtePen1.pri, whole genome shotgun sequence genomic interval GAAAGCAGCTTTTTAGTGCTCTATAGCAAAGTAACACTATTATTGAATTTAAAAGTATCACGTTTTCCAATAGCCCATGCACAGTGAAGAGCTTGCTAATTCTTCTAACAGATCTTTAATTCTCTCAGACCTTTCTTATTTGGGTAGGTATGGGTGTAGTTGTATTAGCCAATGGAAACTGCTGTGGAGATTGAATTCAGAATTCCCCATATTGCCTAAAAATTGCCTAAAATGGATAGGACTAAGGAAATAAGCAGGGATACATGTGGGATGATGCAGTACCCTAATCCATGTTTTATTAGAGAAGACGGGCAGTGAATGAATACTGCAGATAGTGTGGCAGCAAAAAGCTTATCTTGTGCTTAAATTATTGATCTGGGTCATGAGTGTAGtatattcttttcctgttaTTGCTGATTTGTTTTACTGAGAAAGTGATTAAGATTACTTGTTTTGGGGATGGAGTACTCTCTCCACCTCTTTCAGATGTATTTGTAAATTACATAGTTTCAGTCTGGTGTTCGGCTGGCAATGCCTGTGAGCCTGAACATTAAACTCCTTGGCTGTATAGATGTTCAGCACATCCTGGAAATCAAACCAAAGACATCTTGAgttcagcacaaaaaaaaatagtataggACTGAGTGCATTGTCTGATTTAGGACTTTAGGAGTAAGCTGGAACTAATTTGTTTATATAAAGCCTTATCTGCCTAAGAAGATTGTATAACCTATAGAGGAACCAGCATTTCTCTAGATGCTTCTGttccattataaaaatatttgttgccTGGAAAGGCATTTAAGCAAGTTTACAGAGTAAGAACTCTTCCACTAGAGTGGTATAGCTACAAACAATTTAAATACCTTTATGCTGTAAAAACCTGCATAACCTTACTTGTGTAACTTCTTGGCACAGACCTGTAGGTGTTTATGGCGGAAATCATTGTCTGCGCAGTTCATATGCTGCAGTCCAAATACAGTGTTTCTACTAGGAAGGAAAATTACATCAAATAAAgtgttatttcaaaataaagtttgaaTGGTGTTTAGGATAATACCCTTCACAAGCTTGAGAAGAGGTGTTATGTAGATTTCCCTTTCATTGAGCGCTATTCAGACTCTTCCCATTGGATGAGGTAGGAGGTTGTTGAATACAAAGCACTGTCTTAAGATATGTACGTATGAGAAAAGAACGTGCATGTAGTCCTGTCTTAAACTGAGGATTTGccaattttcatgtttttttttcttttctttgcaggatTTCATCACCTACTAACATGTACATATTTATGCATGCATACTaattaatgttctttttatCATCTCTCAACACTGTTCATAAATCTTAACCATTACTTGTCTTTACAAATGATAACTAAATAGTTACTTCATGCATTCAAACTTTGTATTCCCCAAAGTTAGTCTTGTCAACTTTTGGAACAAAGTAACTTTCAATTTTGTCTATGTAGAATCTGgaatatattctgtttttaaatcaacGTATGGATAATCTTTGTAGGTAGCTTCCTGATACAATTGAGCAGTATTTCAAGAAGTTGAATAGACTTCTTGGAAGATGTTTGGAATTTAAATGCCGGTTATCTTCATGAGGAAACTTTTCTGCTACCATACTGCTTGTActgtttacagtattttttttcagggtgTGAATTTATGTTAATTTCCTTATACACAGTATACCAGACATTCTCAATATCCTGTGTGGATGCTGCAGGAAGAGCTTATGTAGAAGATTTGCACCAATTATTTTAGCCATCTGACTTAGTTATGACTGAGAGTCAGtccatggagagagacagaagtTAGATGGAAGGATGTTTCACAGCCTCCAAGTTCAATGTCTAAGGTAGTCAGTGTGACTCCACAGAGCATGCTAAATGTGAGATAGATCACCTTGCTTTCAAAAAGTAGAACAATTTCctcatgtaaaataattttcaactTTTTAGAGTACAGTAATTGACTCAGGGATTTAACACAGTCTGAGTATGTTCTGACTATGTAGTAGGATGTAGTTTATTGGATGCTGGAATCTCATTCAAAATCCTGGAGACTGTCTGTCCTCATAATCTTTCATATTGTCAGGAAGCCTCCAGAATGTAGGTGTAGTTCTTTCAGAGAGAAGCTCtagaaagaatatatttaccaaagaaaattaatttttgttttgtgtttctttttccaacAGGCAGAAGAAGCAGGACTTGCTGTGTCAGTTTTGTTATGTGTGAGAGCCCTTCAGATCAGATCAAATGGAAGTGATGAAATGAAGACATCTGTGTGTAAAACAATTGCATGCCTTTTACCAGAAGACCTGGAAGTTAGAAGAGCATGTCAACTCACTGAATTTTTACTTGAGCCAACTTTGGGTGGATTTAATGTGTTGGAAGAGCTGTATATGCAACCAGATCAAAAATTTGATGAAGAAAATGCACTGGTTCCAAACTCACTCCGTTGTGAGCTCCTCTTAGCTTTAAAAGCATACTGGCCATTTGATCCCGAATTTTGGGACTGGAAGACTTTAAAGCGACATTGCCTTAAATTGTTAGGGAAAGTAGCTTCTGATTCTGAGGATGACGCAAGTTGTAATATGTCAGTGAATGAAACTGACATCTTAGATACTTTCTTAAGTGACTATGATGATACGAGAGAACATAAATATTATGATGGAAGAGATTCAATAAATCACcctaaagaaaaagcaaaagtaaaaaaaccAATTGGTTCTTCAGAAAGATATCAGAGATGGCTTCAGTACaaatttttttgtgtgctcTGCAAAAGGGAGTGTATAGAGGCTAGAATACTACATCATTCTAAGATGCATATGGAAGATGGTATTTATACGTGTCCAGTGTGTACAAAAAAGTTCAAGAGGAAGGAATTTTTTGTACCGCATGTAATGGAACATGTTAAAATGCCACCTAGTAGAACGCACAgacctaaaaagaaaataatcctgaaaaaagagagatcGCCACAAAAGACAACAACTTCCAGCAGCCCCTCTCCAGCACTTCAGGAAAAGCTGCATCAGCCACAGCTGtctgaaaaacttgaaaatgacGCACATGAATACGTCACATTTAGCCAATTGGAAAATTGCCAGCTGCAAGACAGAGACATCTATCCGTGTCCTGGAACAGATTGTTCTAGAGTAtttaaacagtttaaatatttaagtgtaCATCTGAAAGCTGAACATCAAAACAATGATGAGAATGCAAAACACTACTTGGATAtgaaaaacaggagagagaaatgtgCTTTCTGTCGCCGACATTTCATGACATCATTTCATTTGCGGGAGCATGAACGAGTACACTGTGGTCCTCAACCTTATATGTGCGTGTCAATGGATTGTTATGCTAGATTTGGGTCAGTTAATGAGCTTCTTAATCACAAACAGACACACGATGATCTTCGTTATAAATGTGAACTAAATGGCTGTAATATTGTTTTCAGTGACTTGGGGCAACTTTACCATCATGAGGCACAACATTTCAGAGATGCATCATACACATGCAACTTTTTTGGTTgcaaaaagttttattattcaaaaactgaatttcagaacCACCTTGCGATGCATAACATTGCAGTGTCAAATGGGGAAATGAAGCAAACAGTGAAACTTGAAGAGTCTGTTTCAAAAGACAAATTCAGTTATCTTCCAGAATCTCAACTGGTTGAACAGTCTGAAAACTCCAGTCTGAATGAAAACCTGGATCTGACAAGCTCTCAGGAAATTCCACAGATAAAGGAAGAAGCGCTCTCTGACAGTGAAGATCTAGACAGTGAAAGTAACTGCAGTGTTCATTGTGGGAACCACAGCACAGCTATAAACCAAAGCCAGGTGTCTCCTTTACTGATTGAAACAATGGCTCACAATCAAACAGTTCCAGGTTTTCTCATGTCCCAGGAAGGAGTCTTCCATTCAGCAGATGTGAAAGAACAGTGCTCTGATGAGGCAGTTTGCTTTGATGGAAAAAATTTTTCCTGTGGTTTTGAAGGATGCTGTGCAACACACAAAAATGCCAGAGGTATGCAAAAACATCTTCGCAGGGTCCACCCATATAACTTCAAAGgtaaaaaaaagatggagatgaaaacaaaagacttcCTGAATCTGCTGAGTGACACTCAGGATAGCAGAGACTTTGGTACAGAGATAGATCATAATTCAGATACAAATGCTGATTCTCCAGAAAGCTTGTATTGTAATATAAACACTAAAGGAAACAGTggcctgaaagaagaaaattgtccTTCTTCCCCAGAAACGTCTTTTTATGACAATTCTAAAGTATCCAATATTGAAGACAATATGCTGGAACTACTTTTAGGCTTGAAACATCTAAGCTTAAAAAATTCTAACATTCAGAATTCTTCAAGACACAAGCCTTTTTTGGGCACTTTACAGTCCTATTCATCTAGGGATGCCAAGTGCCCTGAGTCAATAGTAGATGAAGCTACCTCAAAATTTCGATTTCAAGAGCAAGATGATAACTTACCTAGCCAGTATCTTACTCAGCTGGCAGCTAAACCATTTTTCTGTGAATGCCAAGGATGTACTTGTGAATTTGTGACCAGAGAAGCTCTCTTAATGCATTATGTTAAAAAACATAACTATTCAAAGGAAATGGTTCTTCAGTTAAATATGTTCCAGCATCGGTACTCGCCATTTAAGTGTCATATTTGCCAAAGATCGTTTACAAGAAAAACACACCTTAGAATTCACTATAGAAACAAACATCAAATTGGCTGTGAGAGGATAACACACAAGGTATGCTCTAATGAAAAACTTGATCATGTGGGTTTATGTGCAGAGGATATACATAACACTGTTTCAACATCTGTCTCCGCAACCAAGGTTGAATTCATTGAACATTCGGACCACTCTGAACAGCTTTATCATCCTAAAAAGGAAGACTGTAGTTCTGAAACTGATTTGGAGTCCAGTGAAGAAACAGACAATAATGTAACAAGAAAAACATCTAACATCGCTTCTCTGGACAGTCATagggaagaactggaggcaagggagggaagaggaagcaaaagaaCGGTTGCTAAAGGAAACTTATGTTACATATTGCATAAGTACCACAAACCATTTCATTGTATTCATAAAAGTTGCAACTCTGCTTTTACCAACCAGAAAGGTTTGATTCGCCATTATAGGACTGTTCACCAGTATAACAAGGAACAGCTCTGCttagaaaaagacaaagcaagaacaaaaaggGAACTTgtcaaatgtaaaaaaatatttgcatgcaaGTACAAAGAGTGTAGTAAGCGTTTTCTGTGTTCTAAAGCCCTTGCTAAGCATTGTAGTGACTTCCACAATGAACACATAGAGGATCCAAAAGTGCTTTCTGAAACTGAATCTGCAAGATTTGCTTGTAACCAAGCCCAGTGCCCTGctgtattttatacttttaataAGCTAAAGCAGCACCTGATAGAAGAACATgccaatgaagaaaaaataaacaaagattttgaaattcatTGTGACCTTAATGGCTGTGATCGAATTTTCACAAATTACAGTCATTACTCCCAACATGTGTATTTTCGACATAGTGAGTATTACGATAGTCTCTTTGGAAATCAGAAAGAGGAGCAAGATAATCTTGATaaggataaaaatgaacaaaattacTTGAAAGACAGTTTTGACATAAACAAGCAGAATGGGaagcagttaaaagaaaaacctaaaaGAATTagcaaaagtaaagaaaagcatttgattaatttcaaaacaaaagaggaagcGCTACAAATGTGCAAAGAGAAGTCTAACCAGACCCAGTACCCTTGCATGGTTCAGGGATGTCTGTCTGTTGTGAAATTGGAAAGCAGTATAGTGAGGCATTATAAACGCACACATCAGATGACCAATATGTATATAGAGCAACAGATTCAAAAACTTGTCGTTTGTGTTAAATGTGGCATAATGATAGAAAAACAGTCCTCCAACTCCGAAGCAGCTTTAGGCTTGGATAAAAAAGGCCTAAAAGTTAAAGAGGAGAAATCAGCTCGTTCTGAGTATGTGCAGGAGAGTGAAAAATCTCCCGTTCCAAATACAGATCATGACCATCAAGATGTAAGCAATGAAGAGCAAAAGAGATGTCCAGCAAGCGGTGTGAGTTTTGATACGAGTGCCTTTATGTATTCAGGCACTTTAAAATATAACCACAGTtcaaaaaatagctgttttgaaGAGCATAACTTAAGGGAGTCTGTTATGTGTAAAACTGGAGATTTATCTGAAAGtagtgaaagagaaaatggtTCTTATTTCTCCAATTTACAGTTAGAGTTGCCAAGAGAGAAAGATGCAGAAGGATGTGAACATAGTGCAGTTaaccaaaatgcaaaaagaaatatactttATACTACAAAAGACAAATTACAGAAGCATCCAGTGTCCAGACCATTTGATTTAAAGACATATAAACCAATGGGATttgaatcttcatttttaaaatttattcaggaaagtgaagaaaaagatgacGACGATGATGATTTTGATGAGGTAGTGGAATGGGAGTCTCCTGAACAGTTTCCAGTTGATGGAATCTTACAAAAAGAAGGAGACTCTCAAAGGGATGTGCCAGTGAACAGCTTtgtcaatgaaaaaaatgtaatcgTACCCCAAAGCAATCACGGGCAGCTAACAGAAATCCAGCCCTTGATTTCAGAATCATCATCTGCCCCTTCTTTAGAAAACTTGAGGGCTATCTTGGACAAGGCATTAACAGACTGTGGAGACCTTGCCTTAAAACAGCTTCATTACTTAAGACCAGTAGTTGTTCTTGAAAGATCCAAGTTTTCCACACCCCTTATAGACTTATTTCCAACAAAAAAGGCAGATGAGCTTTGTGTAGGAAGTACATAAGTAGTTTTGCTTAGAACAGATTGCCTCCACTACTGCTATATGGGGAGAACTTCAAATTAGAACAGAAACTGTTACAGAACACACTGTTTAGGTTAGTTTAGACTGTTTAATTCCATGAATGTATAATATCTGTCGAAAGTACTGGCCAAGTTAATTTAGCTCCCCAGTTTTTTAAAGTGGACTATGCTGATTTTGGTGCTATTTAACACATCAGAATACTGGGGGCTTCCTCTTACAGAGTAAATGTGCATGATTGTATATGGAACAAGTACTAGGGTACCAGGGTTTGGGGGGTGATGGAGTTATTACTTGACTTGAATGTGCACCCTAGGGTGCTTTGTGTAACATATTGTACACTACAGCATCTTATATTTTTTGAGTTATGAGTTTCAATAAATTACGGTTTTTCACCCATTTGTTTACTGTATAGtaaatcttaatttcttttagGCAGCTTTAATGTGGCTTGCTTGTAGTAATTGAATTTGGGACCATTCTGTATACCTTGGACAATGAAGTTTGATGCATTTGTAGATAGCTTACCAAACTGATGAAACAGTGCAGATAAGGATTCAATTTTATTCTGTagcattttctgtcttccttgCAGACTTTAACGAATTAGTATGGGTAAAAAGCACTCTATTTCGTGATAGGAAAGTTCTAGTTATCTTTCCCCTAAAAGGAAGAAGATGCTTCCAAGAGAGAGTGTATATTACAACATAAGTGTTTGAAATTCATCAATGTATTTCCAAGAGACTCATGTCACAGGGAGGTATCAGTGCAGTTTTGGGGCTCCCTGAATTACCTTTTTGGATAATGAATGAAACCTAACCTGAAGATTAATCAGAAAAGTTATCTAATATTTTAAGACCTGTTACTTGCTCTTTTATCTTGATTCTTGCCTTACTTCTGCATACATTCTGAGGCCCAGAATCTGTACGCTGTGCCAGTGGTATTTTCCAAACTCTGAGGATGATAAGGAGCAAGCTGCAATCACAGTTCCTTATTTATTGACAGTTTGCGGTTTGTTAGGgtgctttgttttttatgcTATAATCTTAGAAGTaacaatggaaagaaaaagaagaaaactttggaAAACACTTTGTTTGAACCCTGAATATTGGTTGGGTGCAAGAATGAAGAAGATTATCcgtaaaatatatatataatatatatatatatgtgcatgtacatgtatatacataatgtatttacatatatatatatgtgtatatgtatgtgtctGGAGGACTCTGTTATGATCCATACTGAGCAGAAATGGCATCTTCACACACTTGCAGAAGTTACTTGAAAAGGTTAAAAGTTCAGCTGAAAGTAGGGCGATACGTTGTTTGTTGCATACCTTTCCTGTCATCTCATTTCTCTAAACTCTGCACTTCCTGTAGTGAAAGGATATGGTGCATGAGTcttttcattagcttttttaaaagaaagtaaggtaggattaaaaagattaaatgatGCAACAGTGTCAGACACCTGAACTAGCTAGTATTCTGAAGTGGTATCAGCTCTAATTCAATATACTTTTTAATGGTAAATTTGCATCATGTTAAAACATATTTAGATacaaagaactcaaaagaagtAAAGAGATTAACTGCAGACTTCACAAACATGGTGACTGCTTCAAATAACATGCCTCAAGAGATACTAGTGTGTTTCTGTCTCTAGTTCTCatattttcagagcattttgGGCTGAATTTGTCCCCTTCCAAGCCTTGATAAAGAAAAGGCCtaagtaaatttaaatttattaaattcaTTGAGATtatagttttcagttttaagcTGGGCAGCTGTATTTCCACTAGATCACCAGGGTTTCAAACATggtgttattaaaaaaaaaaaaaaaaaaaaaaaaaatctgagcagtttgaaggaagaaaattgaaTGAGAATTCAAGAATGAAATGGGGTGGAGTAAATGTGCGTATGCCACAGAACTGAGAAATGATTAGAAAAGCAGTGTGTGAGCACTTGCTTTGTGTGGCTAAAAATGTACcttagttttaaaaagcagctctgaTACCATTGCTTCCAATGACCTAGAATGCTGTGACTGCAGTCACAAAACTGGAAATgaataaatagcaaaatttaATGTAGTGATAAGTTAGTTGAATTATAAGAGACAGCAAAGCATTTGCTGCATCTCTTCAGCTTCCAAACTAGAGGGGGATAGTGAAGACAAATAGATTCCGTTAAAGCCAAGAGGGTTGCCTCCAGATTTAGAAAGTAGGAAAGACGCTTTTGTGACAATTCCTCAGCCTAGCAGAGTTCTCTTCGCAGGTAACAGAGCTGCACGCTCCTCAGCCATACCGCACCATGTCTCATTCTGTTATTCCTATCTGTGCACACACATTGCGGGCTTCAAGGACCTGCAGTTGTCCTGAGTGACCTGGGGACAATCAAATTTCTTAAGGAATTTGGAAGGTAATACTCCTGTGTGTTTACACAAGtaagaaagcagatgaaaaattaaaaatttttctgAGATGCTACTTTAAGAGCTAGCTGCAGCTTTtggtaaatatattttgaagtagTGTGTTGACAATGTAAGCTTAGAAAACAATCTTTGATAGTCGTTTTGGAATAATTGCAATGTTTTTTGTAAACATGAAGACATTTAAACAGACTTTCTGTTTGCAGTGAATTAGGAGCTGAATGTATTTTGAGTGCTTCACTGAAAATTGGAAACTTGTTCAACTGAGGCTACAGTTCCTTGCAATCTTTTTACCTATATTCACAAGGAATATAGCTTTCCCATTAAGAAAACTAGTCCTGGCACTTGTTGTATAAACAAATGTGCATATTAAGCATGAATTTTGTGAGAATAATTCTATTATTCCATAGAGGagttatttctgaaagatttaaTTCCCCAGAGATAGtctgcttttattaaataagGGTTACTGCGTATGTGTAAATTACCATCGTTACgtaaaaagcaatattttacaAGTTACATTACTGAAGTCCACATAAGTGTCTTAGAGCTCCTGTTGGATAGGCTGCTGATGTTAGTTAATTTgctacagttttctttttcttgaatataATGCAGGTGAAGataaagataacatttttatcTCTCCGATATGGAGAAAATCCTGCTATATTCTTCAGGGAATTGTATTCATGAAAAGTGGCAAGTTGGGTCTCCTCAGTGGTCATGTGATCATCTTAGAGGCTGCTTCTTCTGGTGTCAGTACACTACTGGGATTTTTAATAGTATGGTCGCAtgattatatttgtttttccagtgaaagGTGCTAATTTCACATTGGTCTGTCAGCGGCTTCCTAGTTACAGCAATAGTAATGAATGTGTGAGGTCTAAAAGAACGAACACACACTTCTTTTTCAAAGTTTCCTTGTGAATATAGATAAAAAGATTGCAAGGAGCTGTAGCCCCAGTTGAACAACTTTCCACTTGTCAGTGAAGCATTCAAAATTGCTCATTTCAGATACAGgcagtatttttcagtctttagaCTCAGTTTCTTTATCATCAACAGAATGCGGTCCCATCTCAGTGTGATAATAGATCTTACACCATCAAAACTGTACAGTTTGAAACCCCATCCTGATTTCTTCTTGGGTTGGTTTACCTTATCTTTCTAATTGCCCAGTGCTCATAGATCCCAGGGAAAGAGGCCACAGAAAAGTAAAGGACTGAAGAATTTTTaccctctgtttcttttttcgTATCAAGTTGGCCATCCCTTTTCCTTCCAAGTGCTTCATAGGACTTGTCTTGCAGAGATCTAATAAATCTAACTTCTCACTCTAAAACAAACCTCAAGTGTTTTGTTCTCCAGTAAAAGAACATCATCATGATCATCTATTAAAAAAGATTCTTACCATTACCAGCAGGTATCTTAGCAAAATGTAGGTACAAGTTCACAGCCTTAGTGAACTCAGTACTTCCATtcttcacattatttttattgtcttcAGGTGAGtgtaatttttctgtaaaacgTACATTTATTTGGGTGAGCATGCCTCTCTTGCATGTAAATTCTACAAGGCTATGGACTTCCCTGCCTCCTTCTgtaagtagttaaaaaaaaaatgcaaaaacctACCTTCTATGCTGACTTCTATACTTTTGGTAGGGCTCTCACACAGCCAGCAGATGCTGTTTTCGTGTTTTGGCTTACCTGTAGCTctgtagctgctttttttttccatgcaaaatcTTGAATTTTACTATAGTGATGCAACCTTATGAAACTCTTTTGAGAAATCAGCTATCTTCTACACATTGATATACTTTCtaggaaagcaaaaatgtgaCGGCCAGTTCACTAAAAGGAGCACTGCCTTGTCTTTTATGGCAGTTGGTAGAGCTGGTAAGgcagatttttaatatattggtCAGATCATTTTGCTGAATAGCTACAGGTGATGAGggtagtgaaaaaaaaatgagcaaaatggTTATATTTCTTCGAAATCAGAGTCAATGTTAAAAAATGTACAGACAAGTTCTGTCATACTTTTGACTAGTAGAAATAAAATCATGGCagatattaaaatgctttttcaagaAATGCCTGAAAAGGAGCATTCCTTAATACCCTCTTTTTTGGCCTTTTTGTTACATATTCATTGATGTGCTATATGTGATATTTGTGTCCCCCACGCTACATTGAAAAGTTCTCTTGATTTCAGAAGGACCAAAGCTATCTTCACTTAACCTTACAAGCATCAAATATGAAGAGAAATGTGTTTGGActccaaataaatatttgatttctggTACTACTCCATAATTTTACTCCTTTCATTATGGTTCcccaaacattttctgtttatcttgctgcagaagggagggGATCTGCTTGCCTTTAGAATGAACCAAGTtagacaacaacaacaataagcaaaggtttaaaatactttgactTGGATGAGTTCTTTGGTCCCTACTGCACAACCATATAAATTTGTGAGCATAGAAAGcgaagagaaggagagaagtgGGTTGGCTCTCTGCTTTTGCTAGGGCTGATACATGTCAGCTTAAAATGCTCACGGAGATACTAGTGAGCCAATAAATGTCTCAGAGCTTCCAAAAGGAGTCTCggcttctcctcctccattcCCAGCTATGAGCTCCTGCTGTTTCCTGTGTGGCAGCTGTGGTACTTGTCAGGCCCCTCTATGAGTTAACTccttgaaataatgaaaaaaaaaaaaatgaaaaacggTAACACACAACTTAAAAGCTTTCTGCCATTACAGAGCAAGGGAATAGGGTGGCAACTCAGGTTATTAAAGCTATTGGGACCACAATTGATGGGACAGATTTGCATCATTTCTTATTCCATGACAAGAACAGCTTGCTTAGGACAGAGATCTTTCAACAATGCTACTTAACTATTGCTGTATGATGCCTTACTTACTGCTTGGCACCCTACTTTCCTGCACTTGCAAACTTGCCTCAGAGCTGGCGTTTACCTGAAGTGTTGTGTCAGCTCCATCACTCCCATTTCCCAAATACCCATCCAAATCCTTTAAGTAGACTTCACCTCTTCTACACTATGGTTTCTGTACTCCTATATTTTCCCCTTACTTTCATTCATCATCTCTTTCTTTACAAGAGAAGACTGTTTGTGTTCATTGTATTCTTACCCAGGTCCTGCCCTATGATTACCCAATGAAAAGGTAGTTTTCACTGGAATCACAGCCTTACTACTGTGAACATGACTGACTGTGGTCTGTAAGAGTCCCTTCCACTCTCCCCAGTTCTTTGCACTATTTACTATCTGGTATTTCACAAGAAAACTACTGTGGAGTACCAAGTCATTGGTATCTCAGCTGGTCTGTAGCGATGGCCTGATAGCAGTTGCTTATTCCCATGGCAGATGTCCAGTAGCTTGACCATCAAGGGGATAGTTACCTtaaattctttgtatttttaagagaagGAATCTGCATACAGGGAACTTCCCTGCAACAACATCTGTCCGTCTGCAATGGAAAGTCACAGAACAAGCAGCCAAGCGAACAACGTCACAGAGTACATGTTGTGCAGACCTGCTTTATTTCATGAAGGACTTAACTGAGCTTGCTCTAGCAGAACTTGAAGCAGCAATACCACAttgcaaggaggaaaaagcagttgTTAGGACATAGTCAAGGGGAATCCTGCAATATATattagaggagaaaaacagttgtTATTAGTTTAGTCAGTATTAATTTTTacaatttgcttttcttagtgTGGCTGTGAAAGGGCACTGGCAATAGGGAGGCTTTATCATTGTTATTGGGTGCAGTCTGGGTCATTTGTACAGAAGAAAGATAACATGGGTTGTGTACAGATTGCAGTATCTGGGGGATGAAAATTTAGCATGTGAGCGGAAACTAATGGCCCTTGAATTGGTTAGCAAATGTATGCTGTGAGGAATGCCTCTCCTGTCTTCCCCTCCCTTATTACGAAAAAGCTACATGAGCTTACGAAGA includes:
- the RLF gene encoding zinc finger protein Rlf isoform X3; its protein translation is MADAEAEAAPRPEMQRLVAALRARLWQLQTELREQEVSEASSRAYCRGFCQIAKVDCKEVLDIICNLESEGQENTAFILCTTYLTHQLQTANVYCSWELTLFWSKLQRRIDPSLDSFLERCRQFGIIAKTLQHLFFLIRVIQSEAEEAGLAVSVLLCVRALQIRSNGSDEMKTSVCKTIACLLPEDLEVRRACQLTEFLLEPTLGGFNVLEELYMQPDQKFDEENALVPNSLRCELLLALKAYWPFDPEFWDWKTLKRHCLKLLGKVASDSEDDASCNMSVNETDILDTFLSDYDDTREHKYYDGRDSINHPKEKAKVKKPIGSSERYQRWLQYKFFCVLCKRECIEARILHHSKMHMEDGIYTCPVCTKKFKRKEFFVPHVMEHVKMPPSRTHRPKKKIILKKERSPQKTTTSSSPSPALQEKLHQPQLSEKLENDAHEYVTFSQLENCQLQDRDIYPCPGTDCSRVFKQFKYLSVHLKAEHQNNDENAKHYLDMKNRREKCAFCRRHFMTSFHLREHERVHCGPQPYMCVSMDCYARFGSVNELLNHKQTHDDLRYKCELNGCNIVFSDLGQLYHHEAQHFRDASYTCNFFGCKKFYYSKTEFQNHLAMHNIAVSNGEMKQTVKLEESVSKDKFSYLPESQLVEQSENSSLNENLDLTSSQEIPQIKEEALSDSEDLDSESNCSVHCGNHSTAINQSQVSPLLIETMAHNQTVPGFLMSQEGVFHSADVKEQCSDEAVCFDGKNFSCGFEGCCATHKNARGMQKHLRRVHPYNFKGKKKMEMKTKDFLNLLSDTQDSRDFGTEIDHNSDTNADSPESLYCNINTKGNSGLKEENCPSSPETSFYDNSKVSNIEDNMLELLLGLKHLSLKNSNIQNSSRHKPFLGTLQSYSSRDAKCPESIVDEATSKFRFQEQDDNLPSQYLTQLAAKPFFCECQGCTCEFVTREALLMHYVKKHNYSKEMVLQLNMFQHRYSPFKCHICQRSFTRKTHLRIHYRNKHQIGCERITHKVCSNEKLDHVGLCAEDIHNTVSTSVSATKVEFIEHSDHSEQLYHPKKEDCSSETDLESSEETDNNVTRKTSNIASLDSHREELEAREGRGSKRTVAKGNLCYILHKYHKPFHCIHKSCNSAFTNQKGLIRHYRTVHQYNKEQLCLEKDKARTKRELVKCKKIFACKYKECSKRFLCSKALAKHCSDFHNEHIEDPKVLSETESARFACNQAQCPAVFYTFNKLKQHLIEEHANEEKINKDFEIHCDLNGCDRIFTNYSHYSQHVYFRHSEYYDSLFGNQKEEQDNLDKDKNEQNYLKDSFDINKQNGKQLKEKPKRISKSKEKHLINFKTKEEALQMCKEKSNQTQYPCMVQGCLSVVKLESSIVRHYKRTHQMTNMYIEQQIQKLVVCVKCGIMIEKQSSNSEAALGLDKKGLKVKEEKSARSEYVQESEKSPVPNTDHDHQDVSNEEQKRCPASGVSFDTSAFMYSGTLKYNHSSKNSCFEEHNLRESVMCKTGDLSESSERENGSYFSNLQLELPREKDAEGCEHSAVNQNAKRNILYTTKDKLQKHPVSRPFDLKTYKPMGFESSFLKFIQESEEKDDDDDDFDEVVEWESPEQFPVDGILQKEGDSQRDVPVNSFVNEKNVIVPQSNHGQLTEIQPLISESSSAPSLENLRAILDKALTDCGDLALKQLHYLRPVVVLERSKFSTPLIDLFPTKKADELCVGST